AGAATCGATTGCAACATGAATATGCTTTGATTTCTTTGTCTCACATACTTGAAAAACAATAGCACTTGCTTGATACTGCATTTTACAAACAATTCAATAAATAGAATACGATGCACCTATAACTAAAAGCATTTAAAGGCCGCAATTTCTGATGAGCTGACTAGGTCTAGCAGCAGTTTATAGTCCACATTAGGTTTTAAGAGCTCCAGTGTGACGACATGATTGGTCTTAATTGTACATCCTAACTAATGCAAatcatttctttattttatatatcaTAAATCCATCTCATGACTAAAaactgaaaagaagaagaagaaataaggtgctaatatatacatatacttttACATTGATTGAACATAGTGAAGTGAAGTGAAGTGAAGGGTAGTCTGTTCACAATCACTTGTTTTTATCTGTAAAGGCATTGGTGTTATTAGCCTTTTTGAATGCAAAGGGGGACCAAATTGTAGAAgaaagtagtagtagtagtagtagtactgAGTGTTGAGTGCTTTTCTCACAAATGAACATCAAGATATGAGTTTtggtaattaattataattccCTCTTTGGTTACAGACAGACAGACAATGGCCATCCATTCTTGTTATGGAATGGACAATGTGAATGTGTGATCACTAAAAAAAACCCACATGCATGCAAGAACATTATGGCATTCAGACTTGCAAATTGTAGAAGGTAGATATGTATTTAATGCCCATCATTAAAATATGAAACCATAAGTTGACAAGAATAATTTATAAAGTTAACAATCTTTCACACCCTTTCGCATCCCTACTTAACACTTAGTTTTTATTACAGCAAGAAAATAATTCACGCTTAAAATGCACCCATATAGCTTAGAAACAAATATGCATCCATTACATCTTAGTGAATAGGAGAATATGGTGGCAGGGGAGGCAAGAATTTACCAATCTTGGGGTGAGGGTGATGGAAGTAGGGCTTTGGAGGAATTTTGGGGAAAGGAGGAAGCTTTGGTAGTGGGGGGCATGGCTTCTTTTTGTAAGGAGGAATCGTTGGAAATGGTGGAAGAGGCTTGTGATAGATCGGTGGTTTTGGCTTGTAAATTGGAACCGGTGGTGGAAGCACTACTGGAGGCTTGTAGACGGGGACTGGTGGTGGGAGCACCACGGGAGGCTTATAGATGGGTGGTTTTGGCTTATAGATGGGAACTGGTGGTGGGAGCACTACAGGAGGCTTGTAGATTGGTGGTTTTGGCTTGTAGATGGGGACTGGTGGTGGGAGCACTACAGGAGGCTTGTAGATTGGTGGTTTTGGCTTGTAGATGGGGACTGGAACTGGGTGAGGTTTTGGTTTATAGATGGGGACTGGAACTGGATGAGGTTTTGGCTTGTAGATGGGAACTGGAACTGGGTGAGGTTTTGGTTTATAGATGGGGACTGGTACTGGATGAGGTTTTGGCTTATAGATGGGGACTGGTACCGGATGAGGTTTTGGCTTGTAAATTGGAATTGGGACTGGATGAGGTTTTGGCTTGTAGATGGGGATTGGAACGGGATGAGGTTTTGGTTTGTAAATTGGAATTGGTGGTGGAAGAGGCTTATGGTAGATAGGAGGGTAGACCTTAGGAGGTAATGGAGGGAAAGAGTAGTGATGGCCAAAACCTTTAAATATTGGATGTTTAAACTTGGGGAACTTGTGCAATGGTGGGTACTTGAAATGAGGCCATAAGAAGGCAGAAGTACAAGTCATTGGTGAGATTTTGAGTTTCCCTGCAACCCCAAAGGTGTGTTTGTCATTGGTCTTGGACTTGAATACAATCTTTGTGGACTCCAGACCATCGTGGGCGGCGCACGGTGCTGCTGATGCACTGTGAAGTTGTGCATAGCATTCTTCCTTCAACTTTCCATCTTTAAGCAGTTCTTGAGGAAGTGACACAGTGAACTTTCCTTCTTCACTCAGCTGCCCAACTCCTCTTCTCTCatagttttctgcattttctgcCTTGCAGTCAATTGTCACATGGAGCCCTGTATAAAAATAGCATAAGGACCATGTTGTCAAAGATCTGATATTTGACAGGCAGTCTATTTTAGCTGCCATTTCTGCCTTAGAATTACCAGATGAGTGTAAAATTTGGGACCCATCATGGCATGATCAGCAAAAGACAGAAAACATCAATTTTTTACTATCTTGGACCAAAAACTTAGAATCAGCAGCAAACatagacacatatatatacctGATAATGCCTGGCTAGCCTTGATGTTATTCTGTGCACAATCTGCACATTCTGCAATCCCAACTACCTCAACTGTATTATCAGCATAGCAGAAGCTTGCAGCAAAAAACAAGCACAAAAGTGCCGGGAGGATCCGCATTGGGAACCGTTCCTTGGTTAAGCTCCCTCACAATGGCAGACAAAAAAGAATGTCAAACTAAAAAACACTAGAAGAGAAGAAGCTTTACCAAGCTTCTGTGGTTTGATGGCCTGAGAAGTTGCCTCCCATATGGGTTGTTATATAATAGGAGATTTTTCAAAGGCGCACCGACACCAAATTAAGAGCCTCACGAGGTTAGGAAGAGAAATGCTACTTGATTTCTAACTGTTTAATTTGAAAGAGACTATAACGTGCATCCCTCTGCTTCACCAACTACAGGACATTATTATCCTCATTGAATGAGTTCTCAACAGTATACACATAAACAGCTAAAACTTTCTGTCAAGCTCTCTTTATCAGATCAAACCTACTAACCATCTCTAATAAATACTCTGCCTTTACAATTATGTAGGTTGAATTTACAAAACTGCTCAAGCTTTTTTCTTGGTAAAGAATTACATGATTTACGGATTCATGTGAATCCACAATATATTttctcaagaaaaagaaaagtattgcatatatatgtggAATTTCCTCATGCAAGAACATGTGATAATGTTGGAGTTCCTTAGCTCTCCTCCCTCATCCCCATTAATTTTCTTGCTTTCTGGTGAAACTTAAAAGCCCAACTGTTCTTTTGTCTCTCATTCTTAATTAACCGACTTGAGACTGAAACATTAACCCAATATTCCTTTATCATTCATATAGATATCTGCTGCAATACTCATTAGTTTACAGTCTACTGGAATCTCCCGTCTCATTGATTCTAAAGCAGTAACATTTTTATCTAGTGGACTTCCCTAGAATAGTTTCTGATTTCATGGCCAATGTAAAAGAAGTCAGATTTGAGGTTGCCAATCTATCTTCTTATTCAAAATGTGAATTGAGTGTAGTTGGGATGGAGAATTAGGTTATGTTACAAGCAGACAAATACACTATTGCATACTGTCTAATCACTGTGTGCGCAATAATACCTTTGGTGGCACCGATATTATGGTTGGAGCTTCT
This genomic stretch from Tripterygium wilfordii isolate XIE 37 chromosome 22, ASM1340144v1, whole genome shotgun sequence harbors:
- the LOC119991019 gene encoding proline-rich protein 4-like; translated protein: MRILPALLCLFFAASFCYADNTVEVVGIAECADCAQNNIKASQALSGLHVTIDCKAENAENYERRGVGQLSEEGKFTVSLPQELLKDGKLKEECYAQLHSASAAPCAAHDGLESTKIVFKSKTNDKHTFGVAGKLKISPMTCTSAFLWPHFKYPPLHKFPKFKHPIFKGFGHHYSFPPLPPKVYPPIYHKPLPPPIPIYKPKPHPVPIPIYKPKPHPVPIPIYKPKPHPVPVPIYKPKPHPVPVPIYKPKPHPVPVPIYKPKPHPVPVPIYKPKPHPVPVPIYKPKPPIYKPPVVLPPPVPIYKPKPPIYKPPVVLPPPVPIYKPKPPIYKPPVVLPPPVPVYKPPVVLPPPVPIYKPKPPIYHKPLPPFPTIPPYKKKPCPPLPKLPPFPKIPPKPYFHHPHPKIGKFLPPLPPYSPIH